A single window of Luteipulveratus halotolerans DNA harbors:
- a CDS encoding response regulator transcription factor: protein MTARQHDRQARVLVVDDERALAGMISNYLDRAGHDAKMVHTGDEAVAIARSWSPDVMVLDLGLPGLDGVEVCRQVRTFSDCLVLMVTARGGETDTLIGLSVGADDYMTKPFSVRELVARVGVLLRRPRSSGHVPVAPLRCGALEVDTEAREVRLEGTLVPLTRTEFDVLATLLRQPRRAFGRRALIDEIWGSDWVGDEHLVDTHVAHVRRKLGDDPAQPRFIATVRGIGYRMGEGS, encoded by the coding sequence ATGACCGCGCGGCAGCACGACCGGCAGGCACGAGTCCTGGTGGTCGACGACGAACGAGCTCTGGCCGGGATGATCTCCAACTACCTCGACCGCGCCGGGCACGACGCGAAGATGGTGCACACCGGCGACGAGGCGGTGGCGATTGCTCGGTCCTGGTCGCCTGACGTCATGGTGCTCGACCTCGGCCTACCCGGGCTCGACGGCGTCGAGGTGTGCCGACAGGTCCGCACGTTCTCGGACTGCCTCGTGCTCATGGTCACGGCACGCGGCGGCGAGACGGACACGTTGATCGGTCTGTCCGTCGGTGCCGACGACTACATGACCAAACCTTTCAGTGTGCGCGAGCTCGTGGCCCGGGTCGGCGTGCTCCTACGCCGGCCGCGCAGCTCCGGCCACGTCCCGGTCGCCCCGCTCCGATGCGGTGCACTGGAGGTCGACACCGAGGCGCGAGAGGTGCGCCTCGAGGGCACCCTGGTCCCTCTGACCCGCACTGAGTTCGACGTCCTCGCCACCCTGCTGCGGCAGCCGCGACGCGCGTTCGGTCGCCGCGCTCTCATCGACGAGATCTGGGGCTCGGACTGGGTGGGCGACGAGCACCTGGTCGACACGCACGTGGCCCATGTGCGCCGCAAGCTCGGGGACGATCCCGCACAGCCGCGGTTCATCGCCACCGTGCGCGGCATCGGCTACCGCATGGGCGAGGGATCGTGA
- a CDS encoding sensor histidine kinase — protein sequence MRTRDGSRRLVTWLLTAQGVVLCVAVLVAVGAAAVVGPHLFHEHLVQAGEDPSGTTLDHVEVAFRSAGIITLATALLSAAIAAVVVAAALSRRLTRPLDDLATAAELVAAGRDGLTVPNASGLREIAAVTAAFNQMSVQLASTEEVRAQMLSDLGHELRTPLATMTVYLDAADDGVASGPALIAVLREQVARLDRLAGDVNVISRAEEAAITLEHDTVDVHELLTSVTGHRRGRLVERAVTLTLREGTDAPVRGDHHRLQQVLTNLLDNAERHTRDGGHISITTYVRNRALVIEVTDDGDGISEEHLSHVFERFYRTDTARDRDHGGAGIGLAICRSVMRAHGGSITAHSGGPGTGATFRLTLPTP from the coding sequence GTGAGAACCCGCGACGGCTCCCGCAGGTTGGTGACGTGGCTGCTCACCGCGCAGGGAGTCGTGCTCTGCGTCGCAGTCCTGGTCGCTGTCGGAGCAGCAGCAGTGGTCGGGCCACACCTGTTCCACGAGCATCTCGTCCAGGCGGGCGAGGACCCCTCCGGGACCACCCTCGACCATGTTGAAGTGGCGTTCCGCTCGGCAGGGATCATCACCCTGGCCACCGCCCTGCTGTCCGCGGCGATCGCCGCTGTCGTGGTGGCCGCAGCGCTCAGCCGACGGCTGACCCGGCCCCTCGACGACCTGGCCACGGCGGCCGAGCTCGTCGCCGCCGGACGGGACGGCCTCACCGTCCCCAACGCGTCCGGGCTGCGCGAGATCGCCGCCGTGACCGCAGCGTTCAACCAGATGTCGGTCCAGCTCGCGAGCACGGAGGAGGTTCGAGCACAGATGCTGTCCGACCTCGGTCACGAGCTTCGGACTCCGTTGGCCACGATGACGGTCTACCTGGATGCCGCCGACGACGGGGTCGCCTCCGGCCCCGCTCTCATCGCCGTGCTCCGTGAGCAGGTCGCGCGCCTGGATCGCCTTGCGGGAGACGTCAACGTGATCTCGCGTGCCGAAGAAGCCGCCATCACGCTCGAGCACGACACGGTCGACGTCCACGAGCTGCTGACCTCGGTCACCGGGCATCGACGAGGGCGTCTCGTCGAGCGTGCCGTGACACTCACGCTGCGCGAGGGCACGGACGCCCCGGTGCGTGGTGACCACCACCGCCTCCAGCAGGTCCTGACCAACCTGCTGGACAACGCCGAGCGGCACACCCGTGATGGTGGGCACATCTCGATCACCACGTACGTCCGCAACCGGGCCCTGGTCATCGAGGTGACCGATGACGGCGACGGCATCAGCGAGGAGCACCTGTCGCACGTGTTCGAACGCTTCTACCGCACCGACACGGCGCGCGACCGCGATCACGGAGGAGCAGGCATCGGCCTGGCGATCTGCCGATCGGTCATGCGTGCTCACGGCGGCTCGATCACCGCCCACAGCGGCGGACCGGGGACAGGGGCCACGTTCCGCCTCACCCTGCCAACTCCATAG
- a CDS encoding DUF305 domain-containing protein — protein sequence MTSTSRAALAAACTAALALTLSACGSGDDEHTSASHMSHMSSTSSAAPAAAAGRQGDIAFAQQMIPHHRQAVQMSDLALGRNGVSADVTRLATSIKRAQGPEISTMSGWLRSWGAQVPSTGAHSGHDMSGMPGMPGMMSEQDMADLKGARGAAFDRMWLTMMIKHHQGAVTMATAVTKTTSNTQVNDLANAIITGQNAEIRTMQNLLGPASS from the coding sequence ATGACGTCGACCTCCCGCGCCGCCCTCGCAGCAGCCTGCACAGCCGCACTGGCGCTCACGCTCTCCGCGTGCGGCAGCGGTGACGACGAGCACACGAGCGCGTCGCACATGTCGCACATGTCATCGACGAGCTCAGCCGCGCCCGCGGCGGCGGCCGGGCGACAGGGCGACATCGCCTTCGCGCAGCAGATGATTCCCCACCACCGACAGGCCGTACAGATGTCCGACCTAGCCCTGGGCAGGAATGGGGTGTCGGCGGACGTGACTCGCCTGGCCACCTCGATCAAGCGCGCCCAGGGCCCGGAGATCAGCACGATGAGCGGGTGGTTGCGCTCGTGGGGCGCGCAGGTTCCCAGTACTGGTGCGCACAGCGGCCACGACATGTCCGGCATGCCTGGGATGCCCGGGATGATGTCCGAGCAGGACATGGCCGACCTCAAGGGGGCACGCGGTGCGGCCTTCGACCGGATGTGGCTCACGATGATGATCAAGCATCACCAGGGCGCCGTCACCATGGCGACTGCCGTCACGAAGACGACGAGCAATACGCAGGTCAACGACCTCGCGAACGCCATCATCACGGGGCAGAACGCAGAGATCCGGACCATGCAGAACCTGCTGGGACCGGCGAGCTCCTGA
- a CDS encoding NlpC/P60 family protein, with amino-acid sequence MAAYAPGISVIPDRNVQSPVAELGRLQPGDMVFFETDTETGIDHSGIYLGLDSSRQHRFISSRGEPDGPNMGDIGRHSTLDGPGPFTRGFRTARRL; translated from the coding sequence ATGGCCGCCTACGCTCCCGGGATCTCCGTCATCCCCGACCGCAACGTTCAGTCACCCGTCGCAGAGCTGGGACGGCTGCAGCCGGGCGACATGGTGTTCTTCGAGACGGACACGGAGACCGGGATCGACCACTCCGGCATCTACCTCGGCCTGGACAGCAGCCGCCAGCATCGCTTCATCTCCAGCCGCGGCGAACCGGACGGGCCCAACATGGGCGACATCGGGCGGCACTCCACCCTGGACGGCCCCGGACCGTTCACCCGCGGATTCCGCACGGCACGTCGCCTCTGA
- a CDS encoding NUDIX domain-containing protein: MTTHIATAALVRDGRVLLVHRHPLREHYADRWALVGGHVEPGETPEAAVRRECREELGVDIVAYAPYPIAVDDPALRTSAFLVTGWRGEPANTAPEEHDDLRWFTAAEIADLDLAHPETRARLQAAIADGAARTP; the protein is encoded by the coding sequence GTGACGACGCACATCGCGACAGCGGCACTCGTCCGCGACGGGCGGGTCCTGCTGGTCCATCGCCACCCGCTGCGCGAGCACTATGCCGACCGCTGGGCTCTGGTCGGTGGGCACGTCGAGCCGGGCGAGACGCCCGAGGCCGCCGTACGCCGGGAGTGCCGTGAAGAGCTCGGCGTCGACATCGTGGCGTACGCGCCGTACCCGATCGCCGTCGACGACCCCGCCCTGCGTACGAGCGCCTTCCTGGTCACGGGCTGGCGCGGCGAGCCCGCCAACACCGCACCCGAGGAGCACGACGACCTGCGCTGGTTCACCGCCGCTGAGATCGCTGACCTCGACCTGGCCCATCCCGAAACTCGCGCCCGCCTGCAGGCCGCGATCGCCGACGGGGCCGCCCGTACCCCTTGA
- a CDS encoding DUF4126 domain-containing protein — translation MFAALTGAGLSAAAGLNAYVPFLMVALVARFSDVITLPSSFAWIESGWAIAGATLLLVLEVIFDKIPAIDSMNDLIGTAVRPTIGGVVFAATQSAEDLDKSTWMTEHPWVGAVGGVVIAGLVHTTKAAIRPAVNVSTAGIGAPVISGVEDVASIGLSVTAIFIPVLVVVAFVLMIWAVWALWRRIRRMRARRRSGIGQPA, via the coding sequence ATGTTCGCCGCACTGACCGGGGCCGGGCTGTCGGCGGCCGCCGGGCTCAACGCGTACGTGCCGTTCCTGATGGTGGCGCTGGTCGCACGGTTCAGCGACGTCATCACCTTGCCGTCGTCGTTCGCCTGGATCGAGTCGGGCTGGGCCATCGCCGGGGCCACGCTGCTGCTGGTGCTGGAGGTGATCTTCGACAAGATCCCCGCGATCGACTCGATGAACGACCTGATCGGCACGGCCGTACGCCCCACGATCGGTGGCGTGGTCTTCGCAGCGACCCAGTCGGCCGAGGACCTCGACAAGTCCACCTGGATGACCGAGCACCCGTGGGTCGGCGCCGTCGGCGGTGTCGTCATCGCCGGCCTCGTGCACACCACCAAGGCCGCGATCAGACCTGCGGTCAACGTCTCCACGGCCGGCATTGGCGCGCCCGTGATCTCCGGCGTCGAGGACGTCGCGTCGATCGGGCTGAGCGTCACCGCGATCTTCATCCCCGTGCTGGTCGTCGTGGCGTTCGTCCTGATGATCTGGGCGGTCTGGGCACTGTGGCGGCGGATCCGCCGGATGCGCGCGCGACGGCGCAGCGGGATCGGGCAACCTGCCTGA
- a CDS encoding Na+/H+ antiporter subunit A, producing MIIALLLVHGAAAVAAPLLVRALGRRAFGVLALAPAASAVWALTRTGAVQDGHGPSEAISWVPSLGMNLTFTLDTLSWLMTIIVGAVGALILIYCSSYFEDDSPGLGRFAGCLTGFAGAMLGLVTTDDMLVLYLFWEATTVLSYLLIGHKTTSHDSRSAATQALVVTTAGGLAMLVGLIIIGQSAGTYRISEILASPPSGTAVTTAVVLLLIGGISKSALVPFHFWLPGAMAAPTPVSAYLHAAAMVKAGIYLIARFAPAYADLRAWQVTVLSLGGATMLLGAWRALRQVDLKLLLAYGTVSQLGFISMVIGAGGRGAALAGVGLLLSHALFKSTLFLTVGAIDCRTGTRDLRELNGLGSRMPLLAGAACLAGMSMAGLPPLLGFFGKEAAFGAFLLGPQHHEGPTGSATADVVLLVVLVLGSVLTFAYTARFLWGAFAGAPGKPVTEVFERGPWLTVIPVVLGVSGLVAGLAATWIEPLLAPYAEQWPPPSHAVHLGGWHGFNLALLLSVLTWAAGSCLFAARTAVEAGQARLPHAYSAEQTYRLLMRSLDRASLEVTGAFQRGSLPLSLGLIFTVFIVLPGSQLIWGGVTWPDEVRWWDNLAQPAVGAVVVVAAIAAARARRRLRAVFLLGVTGYGTSMLFLLHGAPDLALTQILVETVALVVFVLVLRRLSGKFPDDPSPAVRRWRALLGIGVGAVTAGLALTAAAVRTQPPAASDLPRSAVEYGGGHNIVNVILVDVRAWDTMGELSVVLVAATGVASLIFLGGDAHARSRRLVRSSWERRSSYTEVGGAEGSGSRWLAEGGLVRPERRSTLFEVVTRLIFHTMIVWSLYLLFSGHNHPGGGFAAGLVCGLALAVRYLAGSRDELLAAAPVMPGLLMGAGLFLSAGVGLGAMLAGGDPLQSWSFDLHPPLLGEVHLVTSVFFDVGVYLVVIGLMLDILWALGARLDAQIERDADDPSAQPTLHEEARP from the coding sequence ATGATCATCGCGCTGCTCCTCGTCCACGGCGCTGCCGCCGTCGCGGCCCCTCTGCTCGTACGCGCGCTGGGTCGCCGCGCGTTCGGCGTCCTCGCACTGGCCCCGGCCGCGAGCGCGGTCTGGGCGCTCACCCGCACCGGCGCCGTCCAGGACGGTCACGGTCCGAGCGAGGCGATCTCGTGGGTGCCCTCGCTCGGCATGAACCTCACGTTCACGCTCGACACGCTCAGCTGGCTGATGACGATCATCGTCGGGGCGGTCGGCGCGCTGATCCTGATCTACTGCTCGTCCTACTTCGAGGACGACTCCCCCGGGCTCGGCCGGTTCGCGGGCTGCCTCACCGGGTTCGCCGGCGCGATGCTCGGCCTGGTCACCACCGACGACATGCTCGTGCTCTACCTGTTCTGGGAAGCCACGACGGTGCTGTCCTACCTCCTGATCGGGCACAAGACCACCAGCCACGACAGCCGCTCGGCCGCGACCCAGGCGCTGGTCGTGACCACCGCGGGCGGGCTCGCGATGCTCGTCGGGCTCATCATCATCGGGCAGAGCGCGGGCACCTACCGCATCAGCGAGATCCTCGCCTCGCCCCCGAGCGGCACCGCCGTCACCACCGCGGTCGTGCTGCTGCTGATCGGCGGCATCTCCAAGTCGGCGCTCGTGCCGTTCCACTTCTGGCTGCCCGGCGCGATGGCCGCGCCCACCCCGGTCAGCGCCTACCTGCACGCCGCCGCCATGGTGAAGGCCGGCATCTACCTCATCGCCCGGTTCGCCCCGGCGTACGCCGACCTGCGGGCCTGGCAGGTCACGGTGCTCTCCCTCGGCGGGGCCACGATGCTGCTCGGGGCGTGGCGAGCGCTGCGGCAGGTCGACCTCAAGCTGCTGCTCGCGTACGGCACGGTCAGCCAGCTCGGGTTCATCTCGATGGTCATCGGCGCGGGCGGCCGGGGCGCGGCGCTCGCGGGGGTCGGGCTGCTGCTGTCGCACGCGCTGTTCAAGTCGACGCTGTTCCTCACGGTCGGGGCGATCGACTGCCGCACCGGCACCCGTGACCTGCGCGAGCTCAACGGCCTCGGCTCGCGGATGCCACTGCTCGCGGGCGCCGCCTGCCTCGCCGGTATGTCGATGGCCGGCCTGCCACCGCTGCTCGGGTTCTTCGGCAAGGAGGCGGCGTTCGGGGCGTTCCTGCTCGGACCGCAGCACCACGAGGGCCCCACCGGCTCGGCCACCGCCGACGTCGTCCTGCTCGTCGTGCTCGTCCTCGGCTCGGTGCTCACCTTCGCCTACACCGCCCGCTTCCTGTGGGGTGCGTTCGCGGGAGCGCCCGGCAAGCCCGTCACCGAGGTGTTCGAGCGCGGCCCGTGGCTCACGGTCATCCCGGTCGTCCTGGGCGTCAGCGGTCTGGTCGCCGGCCTGGCGGCCACCTGGATCGAGCCGCTCCTCGCGCCGTACGCCGAGCAGTGGCCGCCCCCCTCACACGCCGTCCACCTCGGCGGCTGGCACGGGTTCAACCTCGCGCTGCTGCTCTCGGTGCTCACCTGGGCGGCCGGCTCGTGCCTGTTCGCCGCACGCACTGCGGTCGAGGCCGGGCAGGCGCGCCTGCCCCACGCGTACTCCGCCGAGCAGACCTACCGCCTGCTCATGCGCTCGCTCGACCGCGCCTCGCTGGAGGTCACGGGTGCGTTCCAGCGGGGTTCGCTGCCGCTGTCGCTCGGTCTGATCTTCACCGTGTTCATCGTGCTGCCCGGCAGCCAGCTCATCTGGGGCGGCGTCACCTGGCCCGACGAGGTGCGCTGGTGGGACAACCTCGCCCAGCCCGCCGTCGGCGCGGTCGTGGTCGTCGCCGCGATCGCCGCGGCCCGAGCCCGACGCCGCCTGCGCGCGGTGTTCCTGCTCGGGGTCACCGGCTACGGCACCTCGATGCTGTTCCTGCTGCACGGTGCACCCGACCTCGCGCTCACCCAGATCCTCGTCGAGACGGTCGCGCTCGTGGTGTTCGTGCTGGTGCTGCGCCGCCTGTCCGGCAAGTTCCCCGACGACCCGAGCCCCGCCGTACGCCGGTGGCGCGCGCTGCTCGGCATCGGCGTCGGTGCCGTGACGGCCGGGCTCGCCCTGACCGCGGCGGCCGTACGCACCCAGCCGCCCGCGGCGTCCGACCTGCCCCGCAGCGCCGTCGAGTACGGCGGCGGTCACAACATCGTCAACGTCATCCTGGTCGACGTACGCGCCTGGGACACCATGGGCGAGCTGTCCGTCGTGCTCGTCGCCGCCACCGGTGTCGCGAGCCTGATCTTCCTCGGCGGCGACGCCCACGCCCGGTCCCGCCGGTTGGTGCGTTCCTCGTGGGAGCGGCGGTCGTCGTACACCGAGGTGGGTGGGGCCGAGGGCAGCGGCAGCCGCTGGCTCGCCGAAGGTGGCCTGGTGCGCCCCGAGCGCCGTTCGACGCTGTTCGAGGTCGTGACGCGGCTGATCTTCCACACGATGATCGTGTGGTCGCTCTACCTCCTCTTCTCCGGCCACAACCACCCGGGCGGCGGATTCGCTGCCGGCCTGGTCTGCGGTCTGGCCCTGGCGGTCCGCTACCTCGCCGGCTCGCGCGACGAGCTGCTCGCCGCGGCGCCCGTCATGCCCGGTCTGCTGATGGGCGCCGGCCTGTTCCTGTCGGCCGGTGTCGGGCTCGGCGCCATGCTCGCGGGCGGCGACCCGCTGCAGAGCTGGAGCTTCGACCTGCACCCGCCCCTGCTGGGCGAGGTCCACCTGGTGACGTCGGTGTTCTTCGACGTCGGCGTCTACCTCGTCGTCATCGGCCTGATGCTCGACATCCTGTGGGCGCTCGGTGCTCGCCTCGACGCCCAGATCGAGAGGGACGCCGACGACCCGAGCGCCCAGCCGACCCTGCACGAGGAGGCCCGGCCATGA
- a CDS encoding Na(+)/H(+) antiporter subunit C: MTPNIVLLLVVAGLFATGVYLLLARSVVRALIGFMLLSNGANILFLVASGDAGRAPIVGKNDGARMSDPLPQAMVLTAIVIGLGMTAFMLALAHRSWQLSKTDVLADDLEDARIQRRAVDNDMSESDFASPERPEDEPLAPSPDGRPVPDGPATYDDELDERDAPAEPTDDGGGR, encoded by the coding sequence ATGACACCCAACATCGTGCTCCTGCTCGTGGTGGCCGGCCTGTTCGCGACCGGGGTCTACCTGCTGCTCGCCCGGTCGGTCGTGCGTGCGCTGATCGGTTTCATGCTGCTCAGCAACGGCGCCAACATCCTGTTCCTGGTCGCCAGCGGTGACGCGGGGCGCGCCCCGATCGTCGGCAAGAACGACGGTGCCCGCATGAGCGACCCGCTCCCCCAGGCGATGGTCCTCACCGCGATCGTCATCGGCCTCGGCATGACCGCGTTCATGCTGGCGCTGGCCCACCGCTCGTGGCAGCTGTCCAAGACCGACGTGCTTGCCGACGACCTCGAGGACGCTCGTATCCAGCGGCGCGCCGTCGACAACGACATGTCCGAGAGCGACTTCGCCTCACCCGAGCGGCCCGAGGACGAACCCCTCGCGCCGTCGCCCGACGGCCGCCCCGTCCCCGACGGGCCGGCGACGTACGACGACGAGCTCGACGAACGGGACGCCCCGGCCGAGCCCACCGACGACGGGGGCGGCCGATGA
- a CDS encoding Na+/H+ antiporter subunit D: MNLATLVPLPVILPLVGAGITLAAAGHQKVQRLTSLTVVTLVLAASIGLLWATDQRGPQVVHAGGWPPAEGITLVADRLSALMLIVSSAVILAVLRYSVGQGRSAFDEEDDGEAPLPIFHPTLLVLTAGVSTTFVSSDLFHLYVGFEMLLAASFVLLTLGGTADRVRAGISYAYVSLLSSLVFLVAIALIYTSTGTVNLAILAQRLDALPSGTSLALHSLLLLGFAIKAAVFPMSGWLPDSYPTAPAPVTAVFAGLLTKVGVYAMLRTQTLLFPDGRLNTLLLWAALLTMLIGILGAVAQDDIKRMLSFTLVSHIGYMLFGIAIDSEQGYSSAIFYVVHHIAIQTTLFLVAGLIERFGGSTSLSRLGGLAGSAPLLGVLFFIPALNLAGIPPFSGFLGKVGLMQAGADLGTPLAYLLLAGSAVTSLLTLYAVSRVWGRAFWRAPAEAVPDEATHDQDSALAYGVVMPTTVLVAVGVGLTVIAGPLFHITDRAAADLLDRTTYVRAVLGDDAAAQGWSP, encoded by the coding sequence ATGAACCTCGCCACGCTCGTACCCCTGCCGGTGATCCTGCCGCTCGTCGGCGCCGGCATCACCCTCGCGGCGGCGGGCCACCAGAAGGTCCAGCGCCTCACCAGCCTCACCGTCGTCACGCTCGTGCTCGCCGCGTCGATCGGACTGCTGTGGGCGACCGACCAGCGCGGGCCGCAGGTCGTCCACGCCGGCGGCTGGCCGCCGGCCGAGGGCATCACCCTGGTCGCCGACCGGCTCTCGGCGCTGATGCTGATCGTGTCCTCGGCGGTGATCCTCGCCGTGCTGAGGTACTCCGTGGGCCAGGGGCGATCGGCGTTCGACGAGGAGGACGACGGCGAGGCGCCGCTGCCGATCTTCCACCCGACGCTGCTGGTGCTGACAGCGGGCGTCTCGACCACGTTCGTGTCGAGCGACCTGTTCCACCTCTACGTCGGCTTCGAGATGCTGCTCGCGGCGAGCTTCGTGCTGCTGACGCTCGGCGGCACCGCCGACCGTGTCCGCGCCGGCATCTCCTACGCCTACGTCTCGCTGCTGTCGTCGCTGGTGTTCCTCGTCGCGATCGCGCTGATCTACACCTCGACCGGCACGGTCAACCTCGCGATCCTCGCCCAGCGTCTGGACGCCCTGCCGTCCGGCACCTCGCTTGCACTGCACTCGTTGCTGCTGCTCGGGTTCGCGATCAAGGCGGCGGTGTTCCCGATGTCGGGCTGGCTGCCGGACTCCTACCCCACCGCGCCGGCCCCGGTGACCGCGGTGTTCGCCGGCCTGCTCACCAAGGTCGGCGTCTACGCGATGCTGCGCACCCAGACGCTGCTGTTCCCCGACGGACGCCTCAACACCCTGCTGCTGTGGGCGGCGCTGCTCACGATGCTGATCGGCATCCTCGGCGCCGTGGCGCAGGACGACATCAAGCGCATGCTGTCCTTCACGCTCGTCAGCCACATCGGCTACATGCTGTTCGGGATCGCCATCGACTCCGAGCAGGGCTACTCCTCGGCGATCTTCTACGTCGTCCACCACATCGCGATCCAGACGACGCTGTTCCTGGTGGCCGGCCTGATCGAACGCTTCGGCGGCTCCACCTCGCTCAGCCGGCTCGGCGGTCTCGCGGGCTCGGCTCCGCTGCTCGGCGTGCTGTTCTTCATCCCCGCGCTCAACCTCGCCGGCATCCCGCCGTTCTCGGGCTTCCTCGGCAAGGTCGGCCTGATGCAGGCCGGCGCCGACCTCGGCACGCCCCTGGCCTACCTGCTGCTCGCGGGCTCGGCCGTCACCAGCCTGCTCACCCTGTACGCCGTCAGCCGGGTCTGGGGCCGCGCCTTCTGGCGGGCGCCGGCCGAGGCCGTCCCCGACGAGGCGACGCACGACCAGGACTCTGCACTGGCGTACGGCGTCGTCATGCCGACCACGGTGCTCGTGGCGGTCGGCGTCGGCCTGACCGTCATCGCCGGGCCGCTGTTCCACATCACCGACCGCGCCGCGGCCGACCTGCTCGACCGGACGACGTACGTGCGTGCCGTCCTCGGTGATGACGCCGCGGCCCAGGGGTGGTCGCCGTGA
- a CDS encoding Na+/H+ antiporter subunit E, with protein MIRRRVHLFPLLWLTVVWVLLWGNVSWANVLGGLALGFVILMVFPLPRLVVGVTVRPWPLLLLIGHFVYDLVRASVHVAWLTVRPGPPVRGVVFDVELRGRDELLQTVTAEMVALVPGTVVIDLDPTAGVLTIHALGVHDVDGARRVQREVLAQERRVLRALATDPSCGRGATASTDSGASA; from the coding sequence GTGATCCGCCGACGCGTCCATCTGTTCCCGCTGCTCTGGCTCACCGTGGTCTGGGTGCTGCTGTGGGGCAACGTCTCCTGGGCGAACGTGCTCGGCGGCCTCGCGCTCGGGTTCGTGATCCTGATGGTGTTCCCGCTGCCCCGGCTCGTCGTCGGCGTGACCGTGCGCCCGTGGCCGCTGCTGCTGCTGATCGGCCACTTCGTGTACGACCTCGTCCGCGCCTCCGTGCACGTCGCCTGGTTGACGGTCCGACCGGGACCACCGGTGCGCGGCGTGGTGTTCGACGTCGAGCTGCGCGGCCGAGACGAGCTGCTGCAGACCGTGACCGCCGAGATGGTCGCTCTCGTGCCGGGCACCGTCGTCATCGACCTCGACCCCACCGCGGGCGTCCTCACCATCCACGCGCTCGGGGTCCACGACGTCGACGGCGCGCGCCGGGTGCAACGCGAGGTCCTCGCCCAGGAACGCCGGGTGCTGCGCGCCCTCGCCACCGACCCGTCGTGCGGCCGTGGTGCGACCGCCTCGACCGACTCAGGAGCGTCCGCATGA
- a CDS encoding monovalent cation/H+ antiporter complex subunit F, whose translation MSATGWTFAVIGALLTLAALLALVRVVRGPSVLDRAIGTDVLVSIVVCALGAEAALTRHSTTLPILISLSLVGFVGAVAVARFVARDRDVPADGSGEPAGRVLDPHDSDDPGRSA comes from the coding sequence ATGAGCGCCACCGGGTGGACGTTCGCCGTCATCGGCGCCCTCCTGACCCTCGCAGCCCTGCTCGCGCTCGTGCGGGTCGTGCGCGGCCCGAGCGTGCTCGACCGCGCGATCGGCACCGACGTGCTGGTGTCGATCGTGGTCTGCGCGCTCGGCGCCGAGGCGGCCCTGACGCGGCACAGCACGACCCTGCCGATCCTGATCTCGCTGTCGCTGGTCGGGTTCGTCGGGGCGGTCGCGGTCGCCCGCTTCGTCGCCCGCGACCGCGACGTGCCGGCCGACGGCAGTGGCGAGCCGGCCGGTCGCGTCCTCGACCCGCACGACTCCGACGACCCGGGGAGGTCGGCATGA
- the mnhG gene encoding monovalent cation/H(+) antiporter subunit G, which translates to MSWTQVADVVGLACLTAGAVLCLCAAIGLLRFPDLLTRMHAATKPQVLGVLLVLIGVGLRIRSGLDVGMLVLIGAFQLLTVPVAGHMVGRAAYRTGGVEQAKVRLTPDDSTD; encoded by the coding sequence ATGAGCTGGACCCAGGTCGCCGATGTCGTAGGCCTCGCCTGCCTCACGGCCGGAGCCGTGCTGTGCCTGTGCGCCGCGATCGGGCTGCTGCGGTTCCCCGACCTGCTGACCCGCATGCACGCCGCCACCAAGCCTCAGGTGCTCGGCGTCCTGCTCGTGCTCATCGGTGTCGGACTGCGGATCCGGTCGGGTCTGGACGTCGGCATGCTCGTGCTGATCGGCGCCTTCCAGCTGCTGACGGTGCCGGTCGCCGGCCACATGGTCGGCCGCGCGGCCTACCGCACGGGCGGCGTCGAGCAGGCCAAGGTGCGGCTCACGCCCGACGACTCGACCGACTGA